A single Triticum dicoccoides isolate Atlit2015 ecotype Zavitan chromosome 2A, WEW_v2.0, whole genome shotgun sequence DNA region contains:
- the LOC119357627 gene encoding uncharacterized protein LOC119357627 produces the protein MAVADAVLPSPPPPRIVVAVLALVRFVLDPLPALGRALPVVAGVLRYLCFTVAWILSAAEAAKVVAHRAWGEGSASFLFLKTLTDWAFLVLACSSLVSLALAALLLCVLCVAYTMAVLSGSGSEFKKVSCKLTQSSNMYSGRITTLVDQMSSSSTSVPFEFITSSA, from the coding sequence ATGGCCGTCGCCGACGCGGTgctgccctcgccgccgccgccgcggatcgTCGTCGCGGTGCTGGCGCTCGTGCGCTTCGTCCTCGACCCGCTGCCGGCGCTCGGGCGCGCCCTCCCCGTCGTGGCGGGGGTTCTCCGCTACCTTTGCTTCACCGTTGCGTGGATTCTCTCCGCGGCCGAGGCTGCCAAGGTGGTGGCGCACCGCGCCTGGGGCGAGGGCTCCGCCTCCTTCCTCTTCCTCAAGACGctcacggactgggctttcctggTCTTGGCCTGCAGCTCCCTTGTCTCCCTCGCGCTTGCCGCGCTGCTCTTGTGCGTCCTCTGCGTGGCGTACACGATGGCAGTTCTCTCTGGATCCGGGTCAGAATTCAAGAAGGTATCATGCAAATTAACTCAATCTAGTAACATGTATTCTGGCCGAATTACAACACTAGTAGATCAGATGAGTAGCAGTAGTACTAGTGTTCCATTTGAGTTCATCACTTCATCTGCATGA